ATGAACAACTGACTGCGGCGATTGAAATCGTCGAGCGGATCGAAGGCATTGAGCACGTGATTAACGACGTCGAAGTCGTGGCCGCGGAAACGCCGGCCCCGACAAAGAAGACGGCCAGCCGCAAGGCCAAGTCTTCGATCGCTCGCCAGACGAGCGCCGAAGAAGACATGCCGTTGCCGCTGGAACGCAAGACGTCCGCCAAGAAGCCGCGCGTCGGCCGCACGACGAGCTATCACGCGGACGACGCTCCTGTCGCAGCCGCGCCGGGTTCGTTCCAACCTGCCGACGCTCGCGAAGTGCCGGACGCCTACTACGGCGGCGGCTCGACCGGCGCTCCGATGCCGGCCTCGATGCCCGGCCCCGCCGGCGGCGTCGCCCCGGTGAATTACGATCAGCCGAACTTGCCGAATTACGCGTGGCCGAGCTACGCCGCGCATCCGAACTACGCCGCGGTGACATATCCGAAGCAATACTCGGCGTCCGCGTGGCCGTACATCGGCCCGTTCTATCCTTATCCGCAAGTGCCGCTGGGCTGGCGGAAAGTGACCTTGGAATGGGACGACGGCTGGTGGTTCCTGGACTTCGACGACGTCAACCAGCAGCACGCCCGCCGCTGGTAAGCGTGAGCCGGGAAGTCAATGCAGCAAATTCAAACCCTCGCATGGTTCGGCCATGCGAGGGTTTTTGCGTTTGATCGAGCGAGTTTTCCGGTCTACGCGAATGCTGCCGGCACAGGTGGTATAATGGGAGAGTGGCACAACAAGGAATTGGAGAGTTGCCGTGGAACTAGTACGTGCGGTCTATGAAAACGGCGTGTTCCGGCCGATCGCGCCGCCGGACCTGCCGGAGCATTGCGAGGTGGAGTTTGTCCCGCAGGTTGTGGGCGCGCAAGGCGAAGTGCCGTCGCTCATGGATGTCTACGAGACGTTGAGCG
This is a stretch of genomic DNA from Planctomycetia bacterium. It encodes these proteins:
- a CDS encoding antitoxin family protein, which translates into the protein MELVRAVYENGVFRPIAPPDLPEHCEVEFVPQVVGAQGEVPSLMDVYETLSARFDSGEHDVAERHNEHQIL
- a CDS encoding BON domain-containing protein, whose protein sequence is MRLSRIAVALVALAVSLPGVAVAGDREMAQQIANELRDSGALVDYNIGVKYQDGAAWLSGRVRSDEQLTAAIEIVERIEGIEHVINDVEVVAAETPAPTKKTASRKAKSSIARQTSAEEDMPLPLERKTSAKKPRVGRTTSYHADDAPVAAAPGSFQPADAREVPDAYYGGGSTGAPMPASMPGPAGGVAPVNYDQPNLPNYAWPSYAAHPNYAAVTYPKQYSASAWPYIGPFYPYPQVPLGWRKVTLEWDDGWWFLDFDDVNQQHARRW